The Acinetobacter chinensis genomic sequence TCATAAACATTAGGACACTATGGCTGCATTACCATCCCTGAGACAGCTGTCATATCTCGTTACGCTGTCTGAAACGCTGCACTTTACTGAAGCAGCGCGCCGTTCATTTGTGACCCAGTCAACTCTTTCTGGCGGGATCATGGAACTCGAGCGTCTGTTGGGCGGCGTACTGGTTGAACGTGACCGTCAAAATGTACGTTTAACTCCGCTTGGTGAACAGGTCGTAGGTCGAGCCCGTGTTCTGCTTGCAGATGCTCAGGACCTGATGCGCCTGAGCAGGGAAATGAGTGAACCTCTGACGGGTGATCTCCATCTGGGAATTATTCCAACAATTGCTCCGTTCATTCTGGCTCAACTGCTGGATGAAGTGCACAGACAGCTGCCTAAAATTCAGTTGCATCTGCATGAAGCTCAGAGTGAAAAAATTGTTGAAAAACTGGAACACGGTAATCTGGACATGATTGCTCTCGCCCTTCCGTTTGATACCCGTGGTCTGAAAGTTGCAGAAATTGCCAAAGAAAATCTGTATCTGGTTTGCCATCGTAATGATCAGCATGCTGTAAATGCAGTTTCACTGGATGATCTGGATCTGTCACGCCTGATGTTGCTGGAAGAAGGTCATTGCTTACGTGATCACACTTTAAGTGCCTGCCCGATTGGTGAGCGTAAAAATGATCATCGTCTGAAAGCAAGCTCATTGCCAACACTTGTTGAAATGGTGGCTGCTGAACTGGGTTTCACTTTATTGCCTGAAATTGCAATTCATACCAATATGATCAAAGCAAACCCTGAACTGATGATCAAACCAATTGAGTCTGCTCCTAACAGAACACTTGCACTGGTGACCCGAAAAAGCACACCTTTACAAAGTGAGTTTGATGTTCTCCTCCAGATTATGCAGAAGATCACTCAGCATTTGCACTGAATCTGGTTATATTATAAAAAGGAGCTACGGCTCCTTTTCTTTTATGCACAGTAAATTCCTTTATTTTCTGCAAAAAAAAAGCTTACCCGAAGGTAAGCTGATCGAAGTAAGAAATATAACGTCTCAAAACTGAATCGTAATATAGGCACCTCAAGGAGTTGGAATACTTCCCGCTAGCCAGATAAGCAGAAAGTATGTTTATAGTAATCAGTAAATTATCAGCAGAATATCCCTGGTATTTGGTATATTTCATAAAATTTGATCACTTTTAGTGCAATTCATCTGTTTCTATCCTGACAGAAGACAGCCTGTTTGCCTTACAGAACTTAACATTTCCATTTACCATCCAATAAATTTTTAATTTTTTAAAATCATCAATTTAATTCACATGTGAAATAAAACACCACCAGATATTAACAAAAAAACCATTTTTCATAAAAAAACTTAATACAACAAACACTTAAGTTTACTTTAAATACCTGATTCCAGGTATGGCATTCACCCCAAAAATCATTCAAAGTTCAAATTAAGATTCAGCTGCATCTGAGAATGAAAATGTTGAGAGAACTCGTTCTACCTGTACCCGCTATGATCATGCATCATGGTGATGAACCTGACAGTTCACTTAAACATATACTGACTGACATTGGTTATCCTGATGATCTGATTTTTCAGTCAGAACAGGATGATACCGCTTTCAAAATAATGGACAGGCACCTGCCGAACTTACTGCTGGTCGATCTTGATACCCCTCCAGAAGTTATTCAGCAGTTACATCGGATCAATCAGGGGATGCTGATTATCGGTATTTCAGGGCATGACCCAGTGAAAATTTTACGGGCGATTCATGCTGGCATTTCGGGTTATCTGTTTACAGATCAATCTCCTGAACAGCAGAAGAACCAGGTGATTATGACGTTAAGGGGCGGTTCACCGATTGACACTGAAGTTGCTCAGCTGATGCTGAAATGTATAGGCAAGACCGATCTGCCTTTTCGTTTTACCAATACAGAACAGGAAATATTAAACCTGGCAGGTCATGGTATTGAACTGGAACAGATTTCAGATGATCTCCATATTCCTGAATACATGATTCCAGGCTACATCAAAAATATTTACCGGAAAATATCCATGTATCAGTCTGATGAACAGAACTGTTTATGTCATTGATCTGAATGTGTGCAATAAAAAAGGAGTTCTGTTCAGAACTCCTTTTTTATATACATGAATCATCAGAAAAGACATTTACTTAATATATTCAAGCAGGTAACGCTGTGCATTGTGCAGTTTCTCACCTTCAGCCGGATGCGCACGCAGCCATGTACCATCACTCTGCAACAGCCACGCCTGCTGATTATCCTCAAGATACGTTAACAGTCCCTGTTGATAAATCCGTTTTTTCAATGCCGGATCTTCAATCGGGAAGCAGGCTTCAACACGGTTAAACAGGTTTCGGTCCATCCAGTCAGCACTTGAACCATAGA encodes the following:
- the oxyR gene encoding LysR family transcriptional regulator OxyR, with protein sequence MAALPSLRQLSYLVTLSETLHFTEAARRSFVTQSTLSGGIMELERLLGGVLVERDRQNVRLTPLGEQVVGRARVLLADAQDLMRLSREMSEPLTGDLHLGIIPTIAPFILAQLLDEVHRQLPKIQLHLHEAQSEKIVEKLEHGNLDMIALALPFDTRGLKVAEIAKENLYLVCHRNDQHAVNAVSLDDLDLSRLMLLEEGHCLRDHTLSACPIGERKNDHRLKASSLPTLVEMVAAELGFTLLPEIAIHTNMIKANPELMIKPIESAPNRTLALVTRKSTPLQSEFDVLLQIMQKITQHLH
- a CDS encoding helix-turn-helix domain-containing protein, yielding MKMLRELVLPVPAMIMHHGDEPDSSLKHILTDIGYPDDLIFQSEQDDTAFKIMDRHLPNLLLVDLDTPPEVIQQLHRINQGMLIIGISGHDPVKILRAIHAGISGYLFTDQSPEQQKNQVIMTLRGGSPIDTEVAQLMLKCIGKTDLPFRFTNTEQEILNLAGHGIELEQISDDLHIPEYMIPGYIKNIYRKISMYQSDEQNCLCH